In Acidisarcina sp., a genomic segment contains:
- a CDS encoding response regulator: MTFNVLIVDDSPAMRKFICRVLGMSQFSIGECFEASNGLEALSVLRTNRVDIVLTDINMPVMNGEEFLRQLHADARLQYLPVLVVSTDRSKDRLQQMLSLGAQGYITKPFLPEKLSSEMENLLRRGKYADSSI, translated from the coding sequence ATGACGTTTAATGTGTTGATCGTAGATGATTCTCCTGCCATGCGCAAATTTATTTGTCGAGTCCTTGGCATGTCACAGTTTTCTATCGGTGAATGTTTTGAGGCGAGTAATGGGCTGGAAGCTCTCAGCGTATTGCGAACAAACCGCGTGGACATTGTGCTAACCGATATCAACATGCCGGTGATGAATGGCGAAGAGTTCCTTCGACAGCTTCATGCAGATGCCAGGCTTCAATACCTTCCCGTCCTGGTAGTTTCTACCGATCGCAGCAAAGACCGTTTGCAACAGATGTTATCGCTGGGTGCACAGGGCTATATCACGAAGCCATTTCTTCCGGAGAAGTTGAGTAGTGAGATGGAAAATCTACTGCGGAGAGGGAAGTATGCAGACAGTAGCATTTGA
- a CDS encoding chemotaxis protein CheD, whose product MRLEAEGLDKAASITVGVGDCQVSNNPDASLVTYALGSCMAVTIYDPMARVGGMLHYMLPDSRIDQTKASQRPWMFADTGIPLLFRWAYRLGAVKSRLLVAAVGGAQMVGTDGVFDIGKRNQLALRRIFWKAGVLVHCEEVGGNLPRTLWMNLGNGRILLRHAQQDRELRSLVAEERKAANDV is encoded by the coding sequence ATGCGTCTGGAAGCAGAGGGCCTGGATAAAGCAGCCTCAATCACGGTTGGCGTAGGAGATTGCCAGGTAAGCAATAATCCAGACGCATCGCTGGTGACCTATGCATTGGGATCCTGTATGGCGGTTACGATTTACGATCCTATGGCGAGAGTAGGTGGCATGCTTCATTACATGCTGCCGGATTCCAGGATCGATCAGACCAAGGCATCGCAACGCCCCTGGATGTTTGCGGATACGGGAATCCCATTACTCTTTCGCTGGGCATATCGCCTGGGGGCGGTGAAGTCGCGCCTGTTGGTTGCAGCCGTTGGCGGAGCTCAGATGGTTGGGACCGACGGCGTCTTCGACATAGGGAAGCGGAATCAGCTTGCGCTTAGAAGAATCTTTTGGAAAGCGGGCGTGCTCGTTCATTGCGAAGAGGTGGGTGGCAATCTTCCCAGAACTCTATGGATGAATCTGGGCAACGGACGCATTCTCCTGAGGCACGCGCAGCAGGATCGCGAACTCAGAAGTCTGGTTGCAGAGGAAAGGAAGGCAGCCAATGACGTTTAA
- a CDS encoding protein-glutamate O-methyltransferase CheR, protein MTVQAPNATSAMSEHEFEEIREMCYQHCGINLQGKEVLVFARLSNQVRKMGLSSFREYCEKVKGDSSGQLMASMIDVLTTNHTSFFREPQHFEFLRKKILPALKPSDSISVWSAACSSGEEPFSIAISLLEELGEKAASRIHILATDVSTRMLKKAERGCYPEDSFSGIPMEMLHRYLLKGLGPSRGVYKVKEKVRALIEFRHANLMESFAHLGRFSVIFCRNVMIYFDQPTQQRLVHRLADCLLPGGYLLVGHSESLNSTRQPLRYIAPAIYRKDGGV, encoded by the coding sequence ATGACGGTTCAAGCTCCCAACGCGACGTCCGCCATGAGTGAGCACGAGTTCGAAGAGATTCGCGAGATGTGCTATCAGCACTGCGGAATCAATTTGCAGGGCAAGGAAGTTCTCGTTTTCGCAAGACTGAGTAATCAGGTACGGAAGATGGGTCTCTCTTCGTTCAGGGAGTATTGCGAGAAGGTTAAGGGCGACTCCAGCGGTCAGCTGATGGCATCGATGATCGATGTGCTTACCACCAACCACACCAGCTTTTTTCGCGAACCGCAGCACTTTGAATTTCTGCGGAAGAAGATCCTGCCTGCGCTGAAGCCGAGTGATTCTATCTCCGTATGGAGTGCGGCGTGCTCCAGCGGAGAGGAGCCTTTCTCGATCGCAATTTCGCTTCTGGAAGAGTTGGGAGAGAAAGCGGCTTCGCGCATCCATATTCTCGCTACAGATGTATCCACTCGGATGCTGAAGAAAGCAGAACGCGGTTGCTATCCGGAGGATAGTTTCAGTGGCATCCCCATGGAGATGTTACATCGATATCTACTGAAAGGGCTTGGGCCATCTCGTGGCGTTTATAAGGTTAAGGAAAAAGTACGTGCGCTGATCGAATTTCGCCATGCGAATCTAATGGAGAGTTTTGCGCATCTGGGACGCTTCTCGGTGATCTTTTGCCGGAACGTCATGATCTATTTTGACCAGCCAACGCAGCAGCGTCTTGTCCATCGATTGGCCGACTGTCTGTTACCTGGAGGCTATCTGCTGGTAGGGCACTCGGAAAGCCTGAATAGCACTCGCCAGCCTCTGCGGTACATCGCACCTGCAATCTATCGCAAAGATGGAGGCGTCTGA
- a CDS encoding chemotaxis protein CheA, which produces MTALREAIEDENRGTESARQQPAPNSFADDAELVGDFLVESREHLAKVEGLMLELEADPSSTEAVHSVFRTFHTIKGLAGFLEFGSIQELAHEVETLLDLARSSRLTITTPVVDAVLESADLLKQELDSIEGRLTGRPSAPIENRFLLEKLQRLARSGASTDLESTQLKVDEAFEAPTHEPEVVIKTEIVEAAPALEEKELEKTQALTHKPAVSPVAAHPEASRSADTFSVRVETAKLDHLMDTVGELVIAQSLIRHNPVFVAQQDPRLLGDIAQLTRITTEVQRAAMEMRMIPIGQLFHRSTRLIRDLSRKTGKQIVLDISGEDTEVDKTIAEELADPLLHMMRNSVDHGIETTEERAATSKNAVATIRLSAYHQGGQIVIEISDDGRGLNREKILLKAQERGLVGDGAQLSDNEVFQLIFQPGFSTAAQVTDTSGRGVGMDVVRQNVQKLRGRIEIHSTYGQGTTFYLKLPLTLAIIEGLVVVVGDRRYIIPIFAVKEMFRPTEDLLSTVHGRDHMAMVRGRLLPIVNLGQRLGIESRITDPCEGLLVVVESEGSQFCLLVDDLIEKQEVVIKGLGDVFRDVTGIAGCAILGDGRVGLILDIDGIVQGRTP; this is translated from the coding sequence TTGACTGCACTGAGAGAGGCTATCGAGGACGAGAATCGCGGCACGGAATCGGCACGGCAGCAGCCAGCCCCCAATTCGTTTGCTGACGATGCAGAGTTGGTGGGCGACTTCCTCGTAGAGTCCCGTGAGCATCTTGCCAAGGTGGAAGGACTGATGCTTGAATTGGAAGCAGATCCATCCTCCACTGAAGCCGTTCATTCTGTCTTCCGCACCTTTCACACGATTAAAGGGCTGGCTGGTTTTTTAGAGTTTGGCAGTATTCAGGAGCTTGCTCACGAGGTAGAGACGTTGCTGGATCTGGCTCGCAGTTCCAGGCTTACCATCACGACGCCCGTAGTCGATGCGGTGTTAGAAAGCGCAGATCTTCTTAAGCAGGAGTTGGACAGCATCGAAGGGAGGCTGACAGGCAGGCCGTCGGCACCCATAGAGAATCGCTTCCTGCTGGAGAAGCTGCAACGACTCGCTAGATCCGGCGCGTCTACTGATTTGGAGAGCACGCAGCTCAAAGTAGACGAGGCTTTCGAGGCGCCGACTCATGAGCCTGAAGTGGTTATCAAGACGGAAATTGTGGAAGCAGCACCGGCCCTGGAAGAAAAAGAGTTGGAGAAGACCCAGGCTCTCACGCACAAGCCGGCGGTAAGTCCAGTAGCTGCACATCCGGAAGCTTCCCGGTCCGCCGATACCTTCTCTGTTCGTGTGGAGACTGCAAAACTGGATCACCTGATGGATACGGTAGGTGAGCTGGTCATCGCACAGTCTCTGATTCGCCATAATCCAGTCTTCGTAGCACAGCAAGATCCTCGGCTGCTGGGTGATATTGCTCAATTAACCAGGATTACTACCGAAGTGCAGCGCGCCGCGATGGAAATGAGAATGATCCCCATCGGTCAACTCTTCCACAGGTCAACGCGGTTGATACGAGATCTATCCCGGAAGACTGGAAAACAAATAGTGCTGGATATATCCGGCGAAGACACGGAAGTTGATAAGACGATTGCGGAAGAGTTAGCCGATCCTTTGCTGCATATGATGCGAAACTCCGTCGATCATGGAATTGAGACTACCGAAGAACGTGCGGCAACCAGTAAGAACGCTGTTGCGACTATTCGTCTTTCGGCCTACCACCAGGGTGGCCAGATCGTGATAGAGATCTCCGATGACGGGCGCGGTCTGAATCGGGAAAAGATTTTGCTGAAGGCGCAAGAGCGCGGGTTAGTGGGGGACGGTGCACAACTATCCGATAACGAAGTCTTCCAGCTAATCTTTCAGCCGGGATTTTCAACCGCGGCGCAAGTGACGGATACCTCAGGACGCGGTGTGGGGATGGATGTCGTTCGCCAGAATGTGCAAAAGCTGCGTGGCAGGATCGAGATTCATTCTACCTATGGACAAGGAACTACTTTTTATCTAAAGCTGCCACTCACGTTGGCGATTATCGAAGGACTGGTAGTGGTCGTCGGCGACAGGCGCTATATCATCCCGATCTTTGCTGTAAAAGAGATGTTCCGTCCAACCGAAGATTTGTTATCGACGGTGCATGGACGGGATCACATGGCGATGGTTCGCGGCAGGCTTTTGCCCATTGTGAACCTGGGACAGCGGTTGGGAATTGAGTCTCGTATTACCGATCCTTGTGAAGGATTGCTGGTGGTTGTGGAGAGCGAGGGCTCGCAATTCTGTCTCCTGGTCGACGATCTGATCGAGAAGCAGGAAGTCGTAATTAAAGGGCTAGGAGATGTATTCCGCGATGTCACTGGCATCGCTGGGTGCGCCATTCTCGGAGACGGACGCGTGGGCTTGATCCTTGACATAGACGGGATTGTCCAAGGACGAACCCCATGA
- a CDS encoding methyl-accepting chemotaxis protein produces the protein MTLSRKLYASFGAALTIALVLGISGLYGTSRIQSQVDANLLNAHKVHLAGEIKAVVADMLSDEQGMYLRAILQDKSALEKYNADFRQGSDKFHALVSEYAPLASTPEGKRIIAEMQNSQAVILQNHEDLYRMCAGDDFSNASEQMTSKAIPEAQRVVVNADALVVAASALLAASGRSAESIVAQIRWISAFLMILVLGVGAVVVFVVRQINQALSRSLVELAEGAEQIASAASQVSSSSQSLAQGSSEQAASLEETSSSSEEINSMARKNSDNAGVMSQLVTDSEREFAQANQHLTDMVTAMDAINDSSAKISKIIKVIDEIAFQTNILALNAAVEAARAGEAGMGFAVVADEVRNLAQRSAQAAKDTAGLIEESIDKSGSGKTKMGNVATAIQRITEQFSKFKILVDEVSHGSREQTDGIEQIGRALSQMEQVTQSTAANAEENAAAAEQLNAQSETLQGIVDRLNRMVGADISSTGTRRMPSRDVNTSMRRGLAPRSLEAPAAFAKTTPAAPAKLDKSSFPLGEQFVEF, from the coding sequence ATGACCCTTAGCAGGAAGTTGTATGCAAGTTTTGGCGCAGCGTTGACGATTGCCTTAGTTCTGGGAATCAGCGGACTCTACGGTACCAGCCGTATTCAAAGTCAGGTCGATGCAAATCTACTGAATGCTCACAAGGTGCATCTCGCAGGCGAGATCAAGGCGGTCGTCGCCGATATGCTGAGTGATGAACAGGGCATGTATCTCCGAGCCATCTTGCAGGATAAGTCTGCACTCGAAAAGTACAATGCGGACTTCCGGCAAGGCTCGGACAAATTTCACGCGCTGGTCAGTGAATACGCGCCATTAGCGTCGACCCCTGAGGGGAAGCGCATTATTGCCGAGATGCAGAATAGCCAGGCGGTCATTCTTCAGAATCATGAAGATTTGTATCGCATGTGCGCAGGCGATGACTTCTCGAATGCGTCGGAGCAGATGACGAGTAAGGCGATACCTGAGGCGCAACGAGTAGTGGTTAACGCGGATGCCCTGGTTGTGGCTGCCAGCGCACTGTTGGCGGCATCTGGTAGATCCGCCGAGAGTATAGTCGCGCAGATTCGCTGGATTTCTGCCTTTCTAATGATACTGGTGCTCGGAGTTGGCGCAGTGGTCGTATTCGTTGTGCGGCAGATCAACCAGGCTCTCTCCCGCAGCCTCGTTGAACTCGCTGAGGGCGCAGAGCAGATTGCCAGTGCAGCATCTCAGGTTTCCTCCTCCAGTCAGTCGTTGGCGCAAGGCTCCTCGGAACAGGCGGCATCGCTGGAAGAGACGTCTTCCTCCTCTGAAGAGATCAATTCCATGGCGCGTAAGAACTCGGATAACGCCGGAGTAATGTCGCAGCTTGTGACCGACTCGGAACGGGAGTTTGCACAGGCAAATCAGCACCTGACTGACATGGTAACGGCGATGGATGCAATCAATGATTCCAGCGCAAAGATATCGAAGATCATCAAAGTCATCGACGAGATCGCATTTCAAACCAACATACTGGCGTTGAATGCTGCGGTAGAAGCGGCCCGCGCCGGGGAGGCGGGGATGGGATTCGCCGTGGTTGCGGATGAAGTGCGCAACCTCGCGCAGCGCTCCGCCCAGGCCGCCAAAGACACCGCTGGTTTGATTGAGGAATCGATCGATAAGTCCGGCAGCGGAAAGACCAAGATGGGGAACGTTGCAACCGCCATCCAGCGGATCACGGAACAATTCTCAAAGTTCAAGATCCTCGTCGATGAGGTAAGCCATGGAAGCAGAGAGCAGACAGACGGAATCGAGCAGATAGGCAGAGCGCTGTCGCAGATGGAGCAGGTTACCCAGAGCACAGCGGCAAATGCTGAAGAGAACGCGGCGGCGGCAGAACAACTGAATGCTCAATCTGAAACCCTGCAGGGTATCGTGGATCGTCTCAACCGAATGGTAGGTGCCGACATCAGCTCTACCGGAACGCGCCGTATGCCCTCCCGCGATGTAAATACATCGATGCGTCGTGGTCTTGCGCCGCGAAGCCTTGAGGCACCTGCGGCCTTCGCGAAGACCACTCCTGCTGCCCCGGCCAAGTTGGATAAGAGCAGCTTTCCGCTGGGAGAGCAATTTGTGGAATTCTAA
- a CDS encoding chemotaxis protein CheW: MQSTVMARAITQQPAEIDPRSGKYLIFRLGNEEFGAGILHVREIMRMQEVTAVPQTPAYVKGVINLRGKVIPVMDLRSKFGMSAEEYTERTCIIVVRAHSAGVELPVGLVVDGVVEVLTLSAAEIEDAPDFGRGEAFAYLLGMAKVKGKVKILLDIEQVLSSGAMQGLESLLQ; this comes from the coding sequence ATGCAGTCGACCGTGATGGCCCGCGCGATAACGCAGCAGCCGGCGGAGATCGATCCACGCTCAGGGAAATACCTGATTTTTCGTTTGGGAAACGAAGAATTTGGGGCTGGAATCCTGCACGTCAGGGAGATTATGCGGATGCAGGAAGTAACCGCTGTGCCCCAGACTCCTGCTTACGTGAAAGGCGTCATCAACCTGCGCGGTAAAGTTATCCCGGTCATGGATCTGCGAAGCAAATTTGGCATGTCGGCCGAGGAGTATACGGAACGCACCTGCATCATCGTAGTCCGTGCTCACTCCGCGGGCGTCGAACTTCCGGTTGGTCTGGTGGTGGATGGCGTGGTTGAGGTGCTCACGTTGTCCGCGGCAGAAATTGAGGATGCTCCCGACTTCGGCCGTGGAGAGGCCTTCGCCTACTTATTGGGTATGGCCAAGGTCAAGGGCAAGGTGAAGATCCTGCTTGATATCGAACAGGTATTGAGCAGCGGCGCGATGCAGGGGCTTGAATCCCTGCTGCAGTAG